From the genome of Miscanthus floridulus cultivar M001 chromosome 10, ASM1932011v1, whole genome shotgun sequence, one region includes:
- the LOC136487505 gene encoding NAC domain-containing protein 45-like — protein sequence MVERSVKSEHGVDLFLPPGFRFHPTDEEVITSYLLQKFLNPSFAPHAIGEVDLNKCEPWDLPSKAKMGEKEWYFFCHKDMKYPTGTRTNRATKEGYWKATGKDREIFKQPDRELVGMKKTLVFYMGRAPRGTKTNWVMHEFRLEGKSRHTNDSLRFNPKDEWAVCKVHHKGGEEGSSTKKAAAGEENYSSAGTPNVSSVEAVEGDEFLVDSLLDYFSYFNSSLPLPPSTTTTISAAAPPYNADLYPVHTTTTTANAGLTTTTSTCFVGLPTDASNSQHAAAVANSAATATNNNDSSSWNMLRHAPDQQAMGTNYSLHHQAMVAKALGGGGVTSPNFAAGLPSSSVAAAGRIAQHNSQNVLLQQRLAGNYGGNYAAGYHTSK from the exons ATGGTGGAGCGTAGTGTTAAATCAGAGCATGGAGTCGACCTGTTCCTGCCTCCTGGCTTCAGGTTCCATCCCACAGATGAAGAGGTCATCACCAGCTACCTCCTGCAGAAGTTCTTGAACCCTAGCTTCGCGCCGCACGCCATCGGGGAGGTGGATCTCAACAAGTGCGAGCCATGGGATCTCCCAA GCAAGGCGAAGATGGGTGAGAAGGAGTGGTACTTTTTCTGCCACAAGGACATGAAATACCCGACGGGCACGCGCACGAACCGCGCCACCAAGGAGGGCTACTGGAAGGCCACGGGCAAGGACAGGGAGATCTTCAAGCAGCCTGACCGTGAGCTGGTGGGGATGAAGAAGACGCTGGTGTTCTACATGGGCAGGGCTCCGCGGGGCACCAAGACCAACTGGGTGATGCACGAGTTCCGCCTTGAGGGCAAGTCCAGGCACACCAACGACTCCCTACGCTTCAATCCCAAG GATGAATGGGCCGTGTGCAAGGTGCACCACAAAGGGGGCGAAGAGGGCAGCAGTACGAAGAaggccgccgccggcgaggagAACTACTCCTCCGCCGGAACGCCCAACGTCAGTTCCGTCGAGGCCGTTGAAGGCGACGAGTTCCTCGTTGACTCcttgctggattacttcagctaCTTCAACTCCAGCTTGCCTTTGCCCCCTAGCACGACGACGACCATCAGCGCCGCAGCGCCGCCGTACAACGCGGACTTGTATCCTgttcacaccaccaccaccaccgccaacgCTGGATTGACGACGACTACGAGTACTTGCTTCGTCGGCCTGCCGACTGACGCCAGCAACTCACAGCACGCGGCGGCCGTGGCCAACTCAGCAGCAACTGCAACGAACAACAACGACAGCTCCTCCTGGAACATGCTTCGCCATGCGCCAGACCAACAAGCAATGGGGACGAACTACAGCTTGCACCACCAGGCAATGGTGGCGAAAGCtctaggcggcggcggcgtaACCTCTCCGAACTTCGCCGCTGGTTTGCCGAGTTCGTCGGTGGCGGCGGCCGGCCGAATTGCGCAACATAATTCCCAGAATGTTCTGCTGCAGCAGAGGCTTGCTGGGAACTACGGGGGAAATTATGCTGCAGGTTACCATACAAGCAAGTAA
- the LOC136487506 gene encoding uncharacterized protein has protein sequence MAAAWAVLAVLLVAAQVASAAPVTAPAFLWAPKNYGFRSDDAKEVVHYQTISPKSLAKSVLEEGGWSNFMCSREDTQKSVDVAIVFIGSKLQSSDISKDKQVDPALADTLKLSFTDSEFSMAFPYVSTSDDEKLENSLLSSFAENCNSGFGRNRITYTDTCTVSGQDVKKYHNMDAIDDLVRYGVGSRRINPSEQTDIIVFCSGGFENFFTPKSEGELLSQLVLLLEQSGAKYTILYASQPSGLLENPSSLPLGRYLAEKNNGTKTGQGKCDGECLVKSTLLEGTFVGIVLLIILISGLMCMMGIDTPSRFEAPQES, from the exons ATGGCGGCGGCATGGGCGGTGCTGGCGGTGTTGCTCGTCGCGGCGCAGGTGGCGTCGGCGGCGCCGGTCACGGCGCCAGCGTTCCTCTGGGCGCCCAAGAACTACGG ATTCCGCTCTGATGACGCTAAGGAGGTAGTCCATTATCAGACAATCTCACCAAAGAGCTTAGCTAAATCTGTTCTCGAGGAAGGTGGCTGGTCAAACTTTATG TGTTCAAGGGAGGATACTCAGAAGAGTGTTGATGTTGCCATTGTTTTTATTGGCTCAAAG CTTCAATCGTCAGACATATCTAAAGATAAGCAAGTTGATCCAGCTTTAGCAGACACATTGAAG CTCTCCTTCACAGATTCAGAGTTTTCCATGGCATTCCCCTATGTTTCCACATCAGATGATGAGAAATTGGAGAACTCATTGCTATCTAGCTTTGCTGAGAATTGTAACAGTGGTTTTGGAAGAAACCGTATCACCTACACAGACACGTGTACTGTAAGTGGTCAAGATGTGAAGAAATATCACAACATGGATGCTATCGAT GACTTGGTACGGTACGGGGTAGGGTCAAGGAGAATTAACCCAAGTGAACAGACTGATATAATCGTCTTCTGTAGCGGTGGGTTCGAGAATTTTTTCACTCCGAAATCAGAAG GAGAGTTGCTTTCCCAGCTTGTTCTCTTGCTGGAGCAGTCTGGGGCTAAATACACGATTCTTTATGCTTCCCAACCATCTGGTTTACTGGAGAACCCTTCAAGCTTGCCACTAGGTAGGTATCTTGCAGAGAAGAATAATGGTACAAAAACTGGCCAGGGCAAATGTGATGGAGAGTGCCTAGTTAAATCAACTCTTCTTGAGGGAACTTTTGTT GGAATAGTGCTTCTTATCATCCTGATATCAGGACTCATGTGTATGATGGGAATCGATACTCCCTCGAGGTTTGAAGCTCCCCAGGAATCTTGA